Proteins encoded by one window of Acinonyx jubatus isolate Ajub_Pintada_27869175 chromosome X, VMU_Ajub_asm_v1.0, whole genome shotgun sequence:
- the KDM5C gene encoding lysine-specific demethylase 5C isoform X10, giving the protein MEPGSDDFLPPPECPVFEPSWAEFRDPLGYIAKIRPIAEKSGICKIRPPADWQPPFAVEVDNFRFTPRIQRLNELEPEPTEEDIEKNPELKKLQIYGAGPKMMGLGLMAKDKTLRKKDKEGPECPPTVVVKEESGGDVKVESTSPKTFLESKEELSHSPEPCTKMTMRLRRNHSNAQFIESYVCRMCSRGDEDDKLLLCDGCDDNYHIFCLLPPLPEIPKGVWRCPKCVMAECKRPPEAFGFEQATREYTLQSFGEMADSFKADYFNMPVHMVPTELVEKEFWRLVNSIEEDVTVEYGADIHSKEFGSGFPVSDSKRHLTPEEEEYATSGWNLNVMPVLEQSVLCHINADISGMKVPWLYVGMVFSAFCWHIEDHWSYSINYLHWGEPKTWYGVPSLAAEHLEEVMKKLTPELFDSQPDLLHQLVTLMNPNTLMSHGVPVVRTNQCAGEFVITFPRAYHSGFNQGYNFAEAVNFCTADWLPAGRQCIEHYRRLRRYCVFSHEELICKMAACPEKLDLNLAAAVHKEMFIMVQEERRLRKALLEKGITEAEREAFELLPDDERQCIKCKTTCFLSALACYDCPDGLVCLSHINDLCKCSSSRQYLRYRYTLDELPAMLHKLKVRAESFDTWANKVRVALEVEDGRKRSLEELRALESEARERRFPNSELLQQLKNCLSEAEACVSRALGLVSGQEAGPHRVAGLQMTLAELRAFLDQMNNLPCAMHQIGDVKGILEQVEAYQAEAREALASLPSSPGLLQSLLERGQLLGVEVPEAQQLQRQVEQARWLDEVKRTLAPSARRGTLAVMRGLLVAGASVAPSPAVDKARAELQELLTIAERWEEKAHLCLEARQKHPPATLEAIIHEAENIPVHLPNIQALKEALAKARAWIADVDEIQNGDHYPCLDDLEGLVAVGRDLPVGLEELRQLELQVLTAHSWREKASKTFLKRNSCYTLLEVLCPCADAGSDSTKRSRWMEKELGLYKSDTELLGLSAQDLRDPGSVIVAFKEGEQKEKEGILQLRRTNSAKPSPLASSTTASSATSVCVCGQVPAGVGALQCDLCQDWFHGRCVSVPRLLSSPRPSPTSSPLLAWWEWDTKFLCPLCMRSRRPRLETILALLVALQRLPVRLPEGEALQCLTERAISWQGRARQALASEDVTALLGRLAELRQRLQAEPRPEEPPTYPSAPASDPLREGSGKDMPKVQGLLENGDSVTSPEKVAPGEGSVVGIQPGAVSNPACPRNPPDLELLSSLLPQLTGPVLELPEATRAPLEELMLEGDLLEVTLDENHSIWQLLQAGQPPDMERIRTLLELEKAERHGSRARGRALERRRRRKVDRGGEGDDPAREELEPKRVRSSGPEAEEAQEEEELEEETGGEGPPQPLPTTGSPSTQENQNGLEPALGATSGPSAPFSTLTPRLHVPCPQQPPQQQL; this is encoded by the exons ATGGAGCCGGGGTCCGACGACTTCCTACCGCCGCCGGAGTGCCCGGTGTTCGAGCCTAGCTGGGCCGAGTTCCGAGACCCTCTTGGCTACATCGCGAAAATCCGGCCCATCGCCGAGAAGTCGGGAATTTGCAAGATCCGCCCACCCGCG GACTGGCAGCCACCCTTTGCTGTAGAAGTGGACAACTTCAGGTTTACTCCCCGAATCCAGAGGCTGAATGAACTAGAG ccGGAACCCACGGAAGAAGACATTGAAAAGAATCCGGAACTGAAGAAGCTACAGATCTATGGGGCAGGCCCCAAGATGATGGGCCTGGGCCTCATGGCCAAGGATAAGACTCTGCGGAAGAAAG ATAAGGAAGGGCCTGAGTGTCCCCCCACcgtagtggtgaaggaggagtCAGGCGGGGATGTGAAGGTGGAGTCAACCTCACCTAAGACCTTCCTGGAGAGCAAGGAGGAGCTGAGTCACAGCCCAGAGCCCTGCACCAAGATGACCATGAGACTGCGGAGGAACCACAGCAATGCCCAGTTT ATCGAGTCCTATGTTTGCCGGATGTGTTCCCGAGGGGATGAGGATGACAAGCTTCTGCTGTGTGATGGCTGTGATGACAACTACCACATCTTCTGCCTGCTGCCTCCTCTGCCTGAGATTCCCAAGGGTGTCTGGAGGTGCCCAAAGTGTGTCATGGCG GAGTGTAAGCGCCCCCCTGAAGCCTTTGGCTTTGAGCAGGCTACCCGGGAATACACTCTGCAGAGCTTTGGCGAGATGGCTGACTCATTTAAAGCCGATTACTTCAACATGCCTGTGCAC ATGGTGCCCACAGAACTCGTGGAGAAGGAGTTCTGGCGGTTGGTAAACAGCATTGAGGAAGATGTGACTGTTGAGTATGGGGCTGACATCCATTCCAAAGAATTTGGTAGCGGTTTCCCCGTCAGTGACAGTAAGCGGCACCTAACCCCTGAGGAGGAG GAGTATGCTACCAGTGGTTGGAACCTGAATGTGATGCCAGTGTTGGAGCAGTCTGTACTATGCCACATCAATGCAGATATTTCTGGCATGAAGGTGCCCTGGCTCTATGTGGGCATGGTCTTTTCAGCCTTTTGCTGGCATATTGAGGATCACTGGAGTTACTCCATTAACTACCTCCATTG GGGTGAGCCGAAGACCTGGTATGGGGTACCCTCACTTGCAGCAGAACATTTGGAAGAGGTGATGAAGAAGCTGACACCTGAGCTCTTTGATAGCCAGCCTGACCTCCTGCACCAACTTGTCACCCTCATGAATCCCAATACCCTCATGTCCCATGGTGTGCCG GTTGTCCGTACAAACCAGTGTGCAGGAGAATTTGTCATTACCTTCCCTCGTGCTTACCACAGTGGCTTCAACCAAGGCTACAACTTTGCGGAGGCTGTCAACTTTTGCACTGCTGACTGG TTGCCAGCTGGGCGCCAATGCATTGAGCACTACCGCCGGCTCCGAAGATACTGTGTCTTCTCCCATGAGGAGCTCATCTGTAAGATGGCTGCCTGCCCAGAGAAGCTGGACCTGAACCTGGCCGCAGCTGTGCATAAGGAGATGTTCATCATGGTGCAGGAGGAACGGCGTCTACGAAAGGCCCTGCTTGAAAAG GGCATCACGGAAGCTGAGCGAGAGGCTTTCGAGCTACTCCCAGATGATGAGCGCCAATGCATCAAGTGCAAGACCACATGCTTCCTGTCAGCTCTGGCCTGCTACGACTGCCCGGACGGGCTTGTCTGCCTTTCCCACATCAATGACCTCTGCAAGTGCTCCAGTAGCCGGCAGTACCTGCG GTATCGATACACCTTGGATGAGCTCCCTGCTATGCTGCATAAACTGAAGGTTCGGGCCGAGTCCTTTGACACCTGGGCCAACAAAGTTCGAGTGGCCCTGGAGGTGGAGGATGGGCGGAAGCGCA gCCTTGAAGAGCTGAGGGCACTAGAGTCTGAGGCCCGTGAACGGAGGTTTCCTAACAGTGAGCTGCTGCAGCAACTGAAGAACTGCCTGAGTGAGGCAGAGGCCTGCGTGTCCCGGGCTCTGGGACTAGTCAGCGGCCAGGAAGCAGG CCCCCACAGGGTGGCTGGTCTACAGATGACCCTGGCTGAGCTCCGGGCATTTCTGGACCAGATGAACAACCTGCCTTGTGCCATGCACCAGATTGGGGATGTCAAG GGTATTCTGGAACAGGTGGAGGCCTACCAGGCTGAGGCCCGTGAGGCCCTGGCCTCGCTGCCCTCCAGTCCAGGGCTACTGCAGTCCCTGTTGGAGAGGGGGCAGCTGCTAGGGGTGGAGGTGCCCGAGGCCCAGCAGCTCCAGCGGCAGGTGGAACAGGCACGATGGCTGGATGAGGTGAAGCGCACGCTGGCCCCCTCAGCCCGGAGGGGCACCCTGGCTGTCATGCGGGGACTTTTGGTCGCGGGTGCTAGCGTAGCCCCTAGCCCTGCTGTGGACAAAGCCCGGGCTGAGCTGCAGGAGCTGCTGACCATTGCTGAACGCTGGGAGGAGAAAGCCCACCTCTGCTTGGAGGCCAG GCAGAAGCATCCACCAGCCACACTCGAGGCCATAATCCATGAGGCAGAAAACATCCCTGTTCACTTGCCCAACATCCAGGCTCTCAAGGAGGCTCTTGCTAAGGCCCGGGCCTGGATTGCTGATGTGGATGAGATCCAA AATGGTGACCACTACCCCTGCTTGGATGACTTAGAGGGCCTGGTGGCTGTGGGCCGGGACCTACCTGTGGGCTTGGAGGAGCTGAGACAGCTAGAGCTGCAGGTACTGACGGCACACTCCTGGAGGGAGAAGGCATCCAAGACTTTCCTCAAGAGGAATTCCTGCTACACGCTGCTGGAG GTGCTCTGCCCGTGTGCAGACGCCGGCTCAGACAGCACCAAGCGCAGCCGGTGGATGGAGAAGGAGCTGGGGTTGTACAAATCTGACACGGAGCTGCTGGGACTGTCTGCACAGGacctcagggacccaggctctgtG ATCGTGGCCTTCAAGGAGGGGgaacagaaggagaaggagggtaTCCTGCAGCTGCGTCGCACCAACTCCGCCAAGCCCAGTCCACTGGCATCATCGACCACAGCTTCCTCTGCAACCTCCGTCTGTGTGTGTGGGCAGGTGCCGGCCGGGGTGGGAGCTCTGCAGTGTGACCTGTGTCAGGACTGGTTCCATGGGCGATGTGTGTCGGTACCCCGCCTCCTCAGCTCCCCAAGGCCCAGTCCCACCTCGTCCCCGCTGCTGGCCTGGTGGGAGTGGGACACCAAATTCTTGTGTCCGCTGTGCATGCGCTCACGGCGCCCCCGCCTGGAGACCATCCTGGCACTGCTGGTAGCCCTGCAGAGACTGCCTGTGCGGCTGCCTGAGGGCGAGGCCCTGCAGTGTCTCACAGAGAGGGCCATCAGCTGGCAAGGCCGTGCCAGGCAGGCTTTGGCCTCTGAGGATGTGACTGCTCTGTTGGGACGGCTGGCCGAGCTTCGCCAGCGGCTGCAGGCTGAACCCAGGCCTGAGGAACCCCCTACCTACCCTTCAGCCCCTGCCTCTGACCCTCTCAGAGAAGGCAGTGGCAAGGATATGCCCAAG GTCCAGGGGTTGCTGGAGAACGGAGACAGTGTGACCAGTCCTGAGAAGGTAGCCCCCGGGGAGGGCTCAG TGGTGGGGATACAACCAGGAGCAGTCTCTAACCCAGCCTGTCCCCGCAACCCACCAGACCTGGAGCTGCTTTCCTCGCTGTTGCCACAGTTGACTGGCCCTGTGTTGGAGCTGCCTGAGGCAACTCGGGCCCCTCTAGAGGAGCTTATGTTAGAAGGGGACCTGCTTGAGGTGACCCTGGATGAAAACCACAGCATTTGGCAGCTATTGCAGGCTGGGCAGCCTCCAGACATGGAGCGGATCCGCACACTTCTAGAG CTGGAAAAGGCAGAGCGCCATGGGAGCCGGGCACGGGGCCGGGCGTTGGAGAGGCGGCGACGGCGGAAGGTGGATCGGGGTGGGGAGGGCGATGACCCAGCCCGAGAGGAGCTAGAGCCAAAGAGGGTACGGAGCTCAGGGCCAGAGGCtgaggaggcccaggaggaggaggagctggaggaggagactGGGGGTGAgggccccccccaacccctgcccaccACTGGCAGCCCCAGCACCCAGGAGAACCAGAATGGCTTGGAGCCGGCACTAGGGGCCACTTCAGGCCCCTCGGCCCCTTTCTCTACTCTGACTCCTAGGCTGCATGTGCCCTGCCCACAGCAGCCACCTCAGCAACAGTTGTGA
- the KDM5C gene encoding lysine-specific demethylase 5C isoform X14 has translation MEPGSDDFLPPPECPVFEPSWAEFRDPLGYIAKIRPIAEKSGICKIRPPADWQPPFAVEVDNFRFTPRIQRLNELEAQTRVKLNYLDQIAKFWEIQGSSLKIPNVERRILDLYSLSKIVVEEGGYEAICKDRRWARVAQRLNYPPGKNIGSLLRSHYERIVYPYEMYQSGANLVQCNTRPFDNEEKDKEYKPHSIPLRQSVQPSKFNSYGRRAKRLQPDPEPTEEDIEKNPELKKLQIYGAGPKMMGLGLMAKDKTLRKKDKEGPECPPTVVVKEESGGDVKVESTSPKTFLESKEELSHSPEPCTKMTMRLRRNHSNAQFIESYVCRMCSRGDEDDKLLLCDGCDDNYHIFCLLPPLPEIPKGVWRCPKCVMAECKRPPEAFGFEQATREYTLQSFGEMADSFKADYFNMPVHMVPTELVEKEFWRLVNSIEEDVTVEYGADIHSKEFGSGFPVSDSKRHLTPEEEEYATSGWNLNVMPVLEQSVLCHINADISGMKVPWLYVGMVFSAFCWHIEDHWSYSINYLHWGEPKTWYGVPSLAAEHLEEVMKKLTPELFDSQPDLLHQLVTLMNPNTLMSHGVPVVRTNQCAGEFVITFPRAYHSGFNQGYNFAEAVNFCTADWLPAGRQCIEHYRRLRRYCVFSHEELICKMAACPEKLDLNLAAAVHKEMFIMVQEERRLRKALLEKGITEAEREAFELLPDDERQCIKCKTTCFLSALACYDCPDGLVCLSHINDLCKCSSSRQYLRYRYTLDELPAMLHKLKVRAESFDTWANKVRVALEVEDGRKRSLEELRALESEARERRFPNSELLQQLKNCLSEAEACVSRALGLVSGQEAGPHRVAGLQMTLAELRAFLDQMNNLPCAMHQIGDVKGILEQVEAYQAEAREALASLPSSPGLLQSLLERGQLLGVEVPEAQQLQRQVEQARWLDEVKRTLAPSARRGTLAVMRGLLVAGASVAPSPAVDKARAELQELLTIAERWEEKAHLCLEARQKHPPATLEAIIHEAENIPVHLPNIQALKEALAKARAWIADVDEIQNGDHYPCLDDLEGLVAVGRDLPVGLEELRQLELQVLTAHSWREKASKTFLKRNSCYTLLEVLCPCADAGSDSTKRSRWMEKELGLYKSDTELLGLSAQDLRDPGSVVQGLLENGDSVTSPEKVAPGEGSDLELLSSLLPQLTGPVLELPEATRAPLEELMLEGDLLEVTLDENHSIWQLLQAGQPPDMERIRTLLELEKAERHGSRARGRALERRRRRKVDRGGEGDDPAREELEPKRVRSSGPEAEEAQEEEELEEETGGEGPPQPLPTTGSPSTQENQNGLEPALGATSGPSAPFSTLTPRLHVPCPQQPPQQQL, from the exons ATGGAGCCGGGGTCCGACGACTTCCTACCGCCGCCGGAGTGCCCGGTGTTCGAGCCTAGCTGGGCCGAGTTCCGAGACCCTCTTGGCTACATCGCGAAAATCCGGCCCATCGCCGAGAAGTCGGGAATTTGCAAGATCCGCCCACCCGCG GACTGGCAGCCACCCTTTGCTGTAGAAGTGGACAACTTCAGGTTTACTCCCCGAATCCAGAGGCTGAATGAACTAGAG GCCCAGACAAGAGTGAAGCTGAACTATTTGGACCAGATTGCCAAATTCTGGGAAATCCAGGGCTCCTCCTTAAAAATTCCCAATGTAGAACGGCGGATCTTGGACCTCTACAGCCTCAGCAAA ATCGTGGTGGAGGAAGGTGGCTATGAAGCCATCTGCAAAGACCGTCGGTGGGCCCGGGTGGCCCAGCGCCTCAACTACCCACCAGGCAAAAACATTGGTTCCCTGCTACGCTCCCACTATGAACGCATCGTTTACCCCTATGAGATGTACCAGTCTGGAGCCAACCTGGTG CAGTGCAACACACGTCCATTTGATAATGAGGAAAAGGACAAGGAATACAAACCCCACAGTATCCCCCTTCGACAGTCCGTGCAACCTTCCAAGTTCAATAGCTATGGCCGGCGGGCCAAGAGACTGCAGCCTGAT ccGGAACCCACGGAAGAAGACATTGAAAAGAATCCGGAACTGAAGAAGCTACAGATCTATGGGGCAGGCCCCAAGATGATGGGCCTGGGCCTCATGGCCAAGGATAAGACTCTGCGGAAGAAAG ATAAGGAAGGGCCTGAGTGTCCCCCCACcgtagtggtgaaggaggagtCAGGCGGGGATGTGAAGGTGGAGTCAACCTCACCTAAGACCTTCCTGGAGAGCAAGGAGGAGCTGAGTCACAGCCCAGAGCCCTGCACCAAGATGACCATGAGACTGCGGAGGAACCACAGCAATGCCCAGTTT ATCGAGTCCTATGTTTGCCGGATGTGTTCCCGAGGGGATGAGGATGACAAGCTTCTGCTGTGTGATGGCTGTGATGACAACTACCACATCTTCTGCCTGCTGCCTCCTCTGCCTGAGATTCCCAAGGGTGTCTGGAGGTGCCCAAAGTGTGTCATGGCG GAGTGTAAGCGCCCCCCTGAAGCCTTTGGCTTTGAGCAGGCTACCCGGGAATACACTCTGCAGAGCTTTGGCGAGATGGCTGACTCATTTAAAGCCGATTACTTCAACATGCCTGTGCAC ATGGTGCCCACAGAACTCGTGGAGAAGGAGTTCTGGCGGTTGGTAAACAGCATTGAGGAAGATGTGACTGTTGAGTATGGGGCTGACATCCATTCCAAAGAATTTGGTAGCGGTTTCCCCGTCAGTGACAGTAAGCGGCACCTAACCCCTGAGGAGGAG GAGTATGCTACCAGTGGTTGGAACCTGAATGTGATGCCAGTGTTGGAGCAGTCTGTACTATGCCACATCAATGCAGATATTTCTGGCATGAAGGTGCCCTGGCTCTATGTGGGCATGGTCTTTTCAGCCTTTTGCTGGCATATTGAGGATCACTGGAGTTACTCCATTAACTACCTCCATTG GGGTGAGCCGAAGACCTGGTATGGGGTACCCTCACTTGCAGCAGAACATTTGGAAGAGGTGATGAAGAAGCTGACACCTGAGCTCTTTGATAGCCAGCCTGACCTCCTGCACCAACTTGTCACCCTCATGAATCCCAATACCCTCATGTCCCATGGTGTGCCG GTTGTCCGTACAAACCAGTGTGCAGGAGAATTTGTCATTACCTTCCCTCGTGCTTACCACAGTGGCTTCAACCAAGGCTACAACTTTGCGGAGGCTGTCAACTTTTGCACTGCTGACTGG TTGCCAGCTGGGCGCCAATGCATTGAGCACTACCGCCGGCTCCGAAGATACTGTGTCTTCTCCCATGAGGAGCTCATCTGTAAGATGGCTGCCTGCCCAGAGAAGCTGGACCTGAACCTGGCCGCAGCTGTGCATAAGGAGATGTTCATCATGGTGCAGGAGGAACGGCGTCTACGAAAGGCCCTGCTTGAAAAG GGCATCACGGAAGCTGAGCGAGAGGCTTTCGAGCTACTCCCAGATGATGAGCGCCAATGCATCAAGTGCAAGACCACATGCTTCCTGTCAGCTCTGGCCTGCTACGACTGCCCGGACGGGCTTGTCTGCCTTTCCCACATCAATGACCTCTGCAAGTGCTCCAGTAGCCGGCAGTACCTGCG GTATCGATACACCTTGGATGAGCTCCCTGCTATGCTGCATAAACTGAAGGTTCGGGCCGAGTCCTTTGACACCTGGGCCAACAAAGTTCGAGTGGCCCTGGAGGTGGAGGATGGGCGGAAGCGCA gCCTTGAAGAGCTGAGGGCACTAGAGTCTGAGGCCCGTGAACGGAGGTTTCCTAACAGTGAGCTGCTGCAGCAACTGAAGAACTGCCTGAGTGAGGCAGAGGCCTGCGTGTCCCGGGCTCTGGGACTAGTCAGCGGCCAGGAAGCAGG CCCCCACAGGGTGGCTGGTCTACAGATGACCCTGGCTGAGCTCCGGGCATTTCTGGACCAGATGAACAACCTGCCTTGTGCCATGCACCAGATTGGGGATGTCAAG GGTATTCTGGAACAGGTGGAGGCCTACCAGGCTGAGGCCCGTGAGGCCCTGGCCTCGCTGCCCTCCAGTCCAGGGCTACTGCAGTCCCTGTTGGAGAGGGGGCAGCTGCTAGGGGTGGAGGTGCCCGAGGCCCAGCAGCTCCAGCGGCAGGTGGAACAGGCACGATGGCTGGATGAGGTGAAGCGCACGCTGGCCCCCTCAGCCCGGAGGGGCACCCTGGCTGTCATGCGGGGACTTTTGGTCGCGGGTGCTAGCGTAGCCCCTAGCCCTGCTGTGGACAAAGCCCGGGCTGAGCTGCAGGAGCTGCTGACCATTGCTGAACGCTGGGAGGAGAAAGCCCACCTCTGCTTGGAGGCCAG GCAGAAGCATCCACCAGCCACACTCGAGGCCATAATCCATGAGGCAGAAAACATCCCTGTTCACTTGCCCAACATCCAGGCTCTCAAGGAGGCTCTTGCTAAGGCCCGGGCCTGGATTGCTGATGTGGATGAGATCCAA AATGGTGACCACTACCCCTGCTTGGATGACTTAGAGGGCCTGGTGGCTGTGGGCCGGGACCTACCTGTGGGCTTGGAGGAGCTGAGACAGCTAGAGCTGCAGGTACTGACGGCACACTCCTGGAGGGAGAAGGCATCCAAGACTTTCCTCAAGAGGAATTCCTGCTACACGCTGCTGGAG GTGCTCTGCCCGTGTGCAGACGCCGGCTCAGACAGCACCAAGCGCAGCCGGTGGATGGAGAAGGAGCTGGGGTTGTACAAATCTGACACGGAGCTGCTGGGACTGTCTGCACAGGacctcagggacccaggctctgtG GTCCAGGGGTTGCTGGAGAACGGAGACAGTGTGACCAGTCCTGAGAAGGTAGCCCCCGGGGAGGGCTCAG ACCTGGAGCTGCTTTCCTCGCTGTTGCCACAGTTGACTGGCCCTGTGTTGGAGCTGCCTGAGGCAACTCGGGCCCCTCTAGAGGAGCTTATGTTAGAAGGGGACCTGCTTGAGGTGACCCTGGATGAAAACCACAGCATTTGGCAGCTATTGCAGGCTGGGCAGCCTCCAGACATGGAGCGGATCCGCACACTTCTAGAG CTGGAAAAGGCAGAGCGCCATGGGAGCCGGGCACGGGGCCGGGCGTTGGAGAGGCGGCGACGGCGGAAGGTGGATCGGGGTGGGGAGGGCGATGACCCAGCCCGAGAGGAGCTAGAGCCAAAGAGGGTACGGAGCTCAGGGCCAGAGGCtgaggaggcccaggaggaggaggagctggaggaggagactGGGGGTGAgggccccccccaacccctgcccaccACTGGCAGCCCCAGCACCCAGGAGAACCAGAATGGCTTGGAGCCGGCACTAGGGGCCACTTCAGGCCCCTCGGCCCCTTTCTCTACTCTGACTCCTAGGCTGCATGTGCCCTGCCCACAGCAGCCACCTCAGCAACAGTTGTGA